A single Deinococcus sedimenti DNA region contains:
- a CDS encoding endonuclease dU yields the protein MFAHAIGFDDAPFDRDWRGDVPVVGTVYARTTLHGVVSGRVRRDGRNSTSELARLVNQSPEHLQLILLQGIALAGFNVVDLQALHEQTGKAVLVVARRAPDLERIRAALLNRVPGGARKWALIEAAGPMEPCAGVFVQRAGLTLAQAQGALEAFTVTGRIPEPLRAAHLIARGVTQGHSRGGRV from the coding sequence GTGTTCGCGCATGCCATCGGCTTCGATGACGCTCCGTTCGACCGGGACTGGCGGGGTGACGTGCCGGTGGTCGGGACCGTGTACGCCCGGACCACGCTGCATGGCGTGGTCAGTGGCCGGGTGAGGCGTGACGGGCGGAACAGTACGTCCGAACTGGCGCGGCTGGTGAATCAGTCCCCGGAGCATCTGCAGTTGATCCTGCTGCAGGGCATCGCGCTGGCGGGCTTCAACGTCGTGGATCTGCAGGCGCTGCACGAGCAGACGGGAAAAGCCGTGCTGGTGGTGGCGCGGCGTGCCCCGGACCTGGAGCGCATCCGCGCGGCGCTGCTGAACCGCGTGCCGGGCGGGGCGCGGAAGTGGGCGCTGATCGAGGCGGCCGGGCCGATGGAACCCTGCGCGGGTGTGTTCGTGCAGCGCGCCGGGCTCACGCTGGCGCAGGCGCAGGGGGCGCTGGAGGCATTCACGGTGACGGGCCGCATCCCGGAGCCGTTACGGGCCGCGCACCTGATCGCGCGCGGGGTCACGCAGGGGCACAGCCGGGGTGGGCGCGTCTGA
- a CDS encoding DUF4384 domain-containing protein, which translates to MKSNLTALLALGTAAALSTAGAQAKISAQSIIVNPTQPDLNVSVRVNKDTTGSQNPAYRVGEAISVSATVNRDAYVYLFNVNPDGSVDQILPNRLSGENFVKANTTTTFPAPGANFTYDVAGPIGQNKVLALASLTPLNLTQISEFKTAQDQFATVNTQGGQAGLAQALSIVVNPLPQNSWVSDTAFYTVAAQNPVSTGSLFIGTNVNNATVILNGQRLGGANVTYSNLRAGNYPVRVQAPGYTDFTTTVTVRAGGTTNLNVEFARPIAAPAPVNSGNAVLDLIGNLLGAIAGTTVQDPARSAFDQKVRDLQSMGYTLQQTRQTGTGYTGTLVKGATTATLTVDRGANRTVRVNVTESTTYQY; encoded by the coding sequence ATGAAAAGCAACCTGACTGCCCTGCTTGCCCTCGGAACCGCCGCTGCTCTCAGCACAGCCGGAGCCCAGGCGAAGATCAGCGCCCAGAGCATCATCGTGAACCCCACCCAGCCGGACCTCAACGTCAGCGTCCGCGTGAACAAGGACACCACCGGCAGCCAGAACCCCGCGTACCGTGTCGGCGAGGCCATCAGCGTCAGTGCGACCGTGAACCGCGACGCGTACGTGTACCTGTTCAACGTGAACCCCGACGGCAGCGTCGATCAGATCCTCCCCAACCGACTGAGTGGCGAGAACTTCGTCAAGGCGAACACCACCACCACCTTCCCCGCTCCCGGCGCCAACTTCACCTATGACGTCGCCGGACCCATCGGGCAGAACAAGGTGCTGGCCCTGGCCAGCCTGACCCCGCTGAACCTCACGCAGATCAGTGAGTTCAAGACCGCGCAGGATCAGTTCGCCACCGTGAACACCCAGGGCGGCCAGGCTGGACTCGCGCAGGCGCTGAGCATCGTCGTCAACCCCCTGCCGCAGAACAGCTGGGTCAGTGACACCGCCTTTTACACGGTTGCCGCGCAGAACCCTGTCAGCACCGGCAGCCTGTTCATCGGCACGAACGTGAACAACGCCACCGTGATCCTGAATGGTCAGCGACTGGGCGGCGCGAACGTCACGTACAGCAACCTCCGCGCCGGGAACTACCCGGTCCGCGTGCAGGCCCCTGGCTACACCGACTTCACGACCACCGTCACCGTCCGTGCGGGCGGCACCACCAACCTGAACGTCGAGTTCGCCCGCCCCATTGCCGCTCCTGCTCCCGTCAACAGCGGCAACGCGGTCCTCGACCTGATCGGCAACCTGCTGGGTGCCATCGCCGGCACGACCGTCCAGGATCCCGCCCGCAGCGCCTTCGATCAGAAGGTCCGTGACCTGCAGAGCATGGGTTACACCCTGCAGCAGACCCGCCAGACCGGCACCGGGTACACTGGGACGCTCGTGAAGGGCGCCACGACCGCCACCCTGACGGTCGACCGCGGTGCGAACCGCACCGTGCGAGTGAACGTCACCGAGAGCACCACCTACCAATACTGA
- a CDS encoding GNAT family N-acetyltransferase: protein MTSTAPQTTPEPQATPAPGWPTQPTVTPFDPHAATLAQRLAVGQLLADAFHHTHPDDPALLPETEALGLTHSLPTERKEHLVVWNGDQALAWGNVEYDTEQNTHMAHLRLTVHPTARRRGLGRAVMTELLKSAAAAGRHTLTFGTSSRSPAGEAFAQAYGAQPALPMRQSRLDLTTLDHDLTTRWQTRPHGDPFHLHLWQRVPDEYLTRVADMMMVMNTAPRGDLEQHDWTITPDMIRSWETMIEEANETRHMIAIEDTRTGRLDAYSETFWMPERATLVYQGATAVRPDARGQGLGKWVKAAMLDHVLHACPGARWVQTNNANENAPMLGINVALGFTPYSSFTEWQLKLR, encoded by the coding sequence ATGACCTCCACCGCACCCCAGACCACCCCCGAGCCCCAGGCCACCCCGGCCCCCGGCTGGCCCACCCAACCCACCGTCACCCCCTTCGACCCGCACGCCGCCACCCTCGCCCAGCGCCTCGCCGTCGGCCAGCTGCTCGCCGACGCCTTCCACCACACCCACCCGGACGACCCCGCCCTCCTCCCCGAAACCGAAGCGCTCGGCCTCACCCACAGCCTCCCCACCGAACGCAAGGAACACCTCGTCGTGTGGAACGGCGACCAGGCACTGGCCTGGGGCAACGTCGAATACGACACCGAACAGAACACCCACATGGCCCACCTGCGCCTCACCGTCCACCCCACCGCCCGCCGCCGCGGCCTGGGCCGCGCCGTCATGACCGAACTCCTCAAGAGCGCCGCCGCCGCCGGCCGCCACACCCTCACCTTCGGCACCAGCAGCCGCAGCCCCGCCGGAGAAGCCTTCGCACAAGCGTACGGCGCGCAACCCGCCCTCCCCATGCGCCAGAGCCGCCTCGACCTCACCACCCTCGACCACGACCTCACCACCCGCTGGCAGACCCGCCCCCACGGCGACCCCTTCCACCTGCACCTCTGGCAACGCGTCCCCGACGAGTACCTCACCCGCGTCGCCGACATGATGATGGTCATGAACACCGCACCCCGCGGCGACCTCGAACAACACGACTGGACCATCACCCCCGACATGATCCGCTCCTGGGAAACCATGATCGAAGAAGCCAACGAAACCCGCCACATGATCGCCATCGAAGACACCCGCACCGGCAGGCTCGACGCGTACAGCGAAACCTTCTGGATGCCCGAACGCGCCACCCTCGTCTACCAGGGCGCCACCGCCGTCCGCCCCGACGCCCGCGGACAGGGCCTCGGCAAATGGGTCAAAGCCGCCATGCTCGACCACGTCCTGCACGCCTGCCCCGGCGCCCGCTGGGTCCAGACGAACAACGCCAACGAAAACGCTCCCATGCTCGGCATCAACGTCGCACTCGGCTTCACGCCGTACAGCAGCTTCACGGAGTGGCAGCTGAAACTCCGGTAA
- a CDS encoding M3 family oligoendopeptidase — MTATDLSAVEATLAVPDALTRWDAYAPRVQALLDAPLSAADVPAWLRAWSDLSGELYSVAAKLATHADLHTDQPPVQERYQTFTGTVMPEAARAEQALKQKLLAVPDYVPDAEFALAYRRMRDEAALYREANVALEVTHEEQKNRYSVLTGNQKVTLSGETLTIPQAKQRLDTPDRAGREAAWRALTDSNLSVAADLDGVMRDLLGTRWQLARNADEGNFRDYQWKVLDRVDYAPADCVAFHEAVRDEVVPLTAQLAGDIAAQLGLDSVRPWDYNRNNLLDPQGRAPLAPFQTGAQLEALTQVSFDALDAGLGYRFRQMRGGGLLDLESRPGKMTHAYCQYFPTHNEPFVLMNVVGTAEDVRVLFHEMGHAFHGFYSGDAQPLVWNRWSPIEFVEIPSMAMEFLTLDHLGHAFRPEELGRYRQKQLEGVIAFLPWAAQMDAFQHWLYAEAPENVSIEALDAKWLELDRTFHPFVNWDGLDERARAKGWQYYHVFQVPFYYIEYAMCYLAATGIWRAAQADPAGALDRYRASLRLGSTVSVPELYRAAGVEFRFDREYIRGLMTFLRGQMQA, encoded by the coding sequence ATGACCGCCACAGACCTGAGTGCCGTTGAAGCCACCCTGGCCGTCCCGGACGCCCTGACCCGCTGGGACGCGTACGCGCCGCGCGTGCAGGCGCTGCTGGACGCCCCGCTGAGTGCGGCGGACGTTCCCGCGTGGCTGCGCGCGTGGAGTGACCTGAGCGGCGAACTGTACAGCGTCGCGGCGAAACTCGCGACCCACGCGGACCTGCACACCGATCAGCCGCCCGTGCAGGAGCGCTACCAGACGTTCACGGGGACCGTGATGCCCGAGGCGGCGCGGGCCGAGCAGGCGCTGAAGCAGAAGCTGCTGGCCGTGCCGGACTACGTGCCGGACGCGGAGTTCGCGCTGGCGTACCGGCGCATGCGCGACGAGGCGGCGCTGTACCGCGAGGCGAACGTGGCGCTGGAGGTCACGCACGAGGAGCAGAAGAACCGCTACTCGGTCCTCACCGGGAACCAGAAGGTCACGCTGAGCGGCGAGACGCTGACCATCCCGCAGGCCAAGCAGCGGCTGGACACCCCGGACCGCGCGGGGCGCGAGGCGGCGTGGCGCGCCCTGACCGACAGCAACCTGAGCGTGGCGGCGGACCTGGACGGCGTGATGCGCGACCTGCTCGGCACCCGCTGGCAGCTGGCCCGCAACGCGGACGAGGGGAACTTCCGTGACTACCAGTGGAAGGTCCTGGACCGCGTGGACTACGCCCCGGCGGACTGCGTGGCGTTCCACGAGGCGGTGCGGGACGAGGTCGTGCCCCTGACCGCGCAGCTGGCCGGGGACATCGCCGCGCAGCTGGGCCTGGACTCGGTGCGGCCCTGGGATTACAACCGCAACAACCTCCTGGACCCGCAGGGCCGCGCGCCCCTGGCCCCCTTCCAGACGGGCGCGCAGCTGGAAGCCCTGACGCAGGTGTCCTTCGACGCGCTGGACGCCGGGCTGGGCTACCGCTTCCGGCAGATGCGCGGCGGCGGCCTGCTGGACCTCGAATCCCGCCCAGGGAAGATGACGCACGCGTACTGCCAGTACTTCCCCACGCACAACGAACCGTTCGTACTGATGAACGTGGTCGGCACCGCCGAGGACGTCCGCGTGCTGTTCCACGAGATGGGGCACGCCTTCCACGGCTTCTACAGCGGGGACGCGCAGCCCCTCGTGTGGAACCGCTGGAGTCCCATCGAGTTCGTGGAGATCCCCAGCATGGCCATGGAATTCCTGACCCTGGACCACCTCGGCCACGCCTTCAGGCCCGAGGAACTGGGCCGCTACCGCCAGAAGCAGCTCGAAGGTGTGATCGCGTTCCTGCCGTGGGCGGCGCAGATGGACGCCTTCCAGCACTGGCTGTACGCCGAGGCCCCAGAGAACGTCAGCATCGAGGCGCTGGACGCCAAGTGGCTGGAACTGGACCGCACCTTCCACCCGTTCGTGAACTGGGACGGCCTGGACGAACGCGCCCGTGCGAAGGGCTGGCAGTACTACCACGTGTTCCAGGTGCCCTTCTACTACATCGAGTACGCCATGTGTTACCTCGCGGCGACCGGCATCTGGCGCGCCGCGCAGGCGGACCCGGCGGGCGCGCTGGACCGTTACCGCGCCAGCCTGCGCCTGGGCAGCACCGTCAGCGTGCCCGAGCTGTACCGCGCGGCGGGCGTGGAGTTCCGCTTCGACCGTGAGTACATCCGGGGCCTGATGACGTTCCTGCGCGGGCAGATGCAGGCCTGA